The following are encoded together in the Candidatus Bandiella woodruffii genome:
- a CDS encoding IS1 family transposase, giving the protein MSYIHTSKKENKTRIWTAVDRDRFKTVAFKVGSGDKENYVDLARELGEKYQIRYMCTDGYEVYCHYKIAQIHLQTKSETCLVESFNSSLRDMLARLNRKTKRFSKCSEMLRLSLVLFFNKALALSIYL; this is encoded by the coding sequence ATGAGCTATATACATACGTCAAAAAAAGAGAATAAAACAAGAATATGGACTGCTGTCGATAGGGACAGATTCAAAACTGTTGCGTTTAAAGTAGGTTCAGGTGATAAAGAAAATTACGTAGATTTAGCTCGTGAGCTAGGAGAAAAATACCAAATTCGTTATATGTGTACAGATGGGTATGAGGTCTATTGTCATTATAAAATTGCTCAAATACATCTGCAGACAAAGTCTGAAACTTGTTTGGTTGAGAGCTTCAATTCCTCCTTAAGGGATATGCTTGCTAGATTAAATCGCAAGACTAAACGCTTTAGCAAGTGTTCTGAAATGCTAAGATTATCCCTTGTTTTATTTTTTAACAAAGCTTTAGCTCTTTCTATCTATTTATGA
- a CDS encoding thioredoxin domain-containing protein — translation MVVFFTKVWAEDYPDRSEVLRFNEQDHYIGNVKAKVVLIEYSALSCPGCASFHRDVFPKIKEHYIDSGEVLYILRDYPANEPALYGAILANCFPQEYFRIIDVLFNSQNSWAFRKDFKKVLQNISRLSGLNPIKLKQCFENKDMANLILAKSYTSMKVLEINHTPTFLLGVFINR, via the coding sequence TTGGTAGTATTTTTTACAAAAGTTTGGGCTGAAGATTACCCAGATAGATCAGAAGTTTTGCGTTTTAATGAGCAAGATCACTATATTGGCAACGTAAAAGCAAAAGTTGTGTTGATTGAATATTCAGCTTTATCTTGTCCTGGATGTGCATCTTTTCATAGAGATGTTTTTCCAAAAATTAAAGAACACTACATAGACTCAGGCGAAGTACTCTACATATTGCGCGATTATCCAGCGAACGAGCCGGCACTATATGGTGCAATTTTGGCCAATTGTTTCCCACAAGAATATTTTAGAATTATCGATGTCCTATTTAATTCACAAAATAGTTGGGCATTTAGAAAAGACTTCAAAAAAGTGTTGCAGAACATTTCAAGGTTAAGCGGGCTAAATCCAATAAAGTTAAAACAATGTTTTGAGAATAAAGATATGGCTAATTTAATACTTGCGAAGTCCTATACATCAATGAAGGTGTTGGAAATTAACCATACCCCTACTTTTTTATTGGGAGTGTTCATAAATAGATAG
- the rph gene encoding ribonuclease PH: MRNDGRLFGQLRKVKLEVNCNKFADGSCFVQIGNTHVICIANVDETVPRFLKGTGSGWVTAEYGMLPGSTNSRMQREVTKGKASGRTQEIQRLIGRTLRTAVNLVALKERQIIVDCDVIQADGGTRTASITGAYVALYLALQKLHKQGGVNIFPIKEQVAAISCGIIGGNILLDLDYSEDSLAQVDANFVMTKSKKIVEIQATAERKTFSQEELSQMYALADSGIGELIKKQNEVLNIA; this comes from the coding sequence ATGAGAAATGACGGAAGATTGTTTGGCCAATTAAGAAAGGTAAAATTGGAAGTTAATTGCAATAAATTTGCCGATGGTTCATGCTTTGTACAGATTGGAAATACTCATGTTATCTGTATCGCGAATGTTGATGAAACGGTTCCCAGATTTTTAAAGGGCACTGGTTCTGGTTGGGTTACTGCTGAATATGGAATGTTGCCAGGTTCAACCAACTCAAGAATGCAAAGAGAAGTGACAAAAGGAAAGGCGAGTGGACGAACTCAGGAAATTCAAAGATTGATTGGCAGGACTTTGCGAACAGCTGTGAATCTAGTCGCATTAAAAGAAAGGCAGATTATTGTGGATTGTGATGTAATCCAGGCAGATGGAGGTACAAGAACTGCATCTATAACTGGAGCTTACGTTGCGCTTTACCTAGCTTTGCAAAAACTCCACAAACAAGGCGGAGTTAATATTTTCCCTATAAAAGAGCAAGTAGCAGCCATTTCTTGTGGCATAATTGGTGGAAACATCTTGTTAGATTTGGATTATAGTGAGGATAGCCTTGCTCAAGTGGATGCAAACTTTGTTATGACCAAAAGCAAAAAAATTGTGGAAATTCAGGCAACTGCTGAGCGAAAAACGTTTTCCCAAGAAGAGCTTTCCCAAATGTATGCGCTAGCTGACTCTGGCATTGGGGAATTGATAAAAAAACAGAATGAAGTTCTGAATATTGCATGA
- a CDS encoding protein-L-isoaspartate O-methyltransferase family protein yields MQKLENLGNKYFEKARYNMVYNQLVPNGVTDKNIIDAMLKVFRHKFVDNKWRDVAYVDSILPIRDTQTFIDDNRYLMTPMVFAKMLQAGEINSNSTVLDVGVNSGYSSIIISTIAQNVVAIDVDRRILKTALGHVLLMHAEKKIEFYVTMEFKHNSDGARFDLIFVNGILNQIPEFLKSRLLENGRLTLIEKKNHLAQAVKYVKHRGNLIREVLFNVDADYRLNVYMDLNGSLV; encoded by the coding sequence TTGCAAAAGTTAGAAAATCTAGGCAATAAATATTTTGAGAAGGCTAGATATAATATGGTCTACAACCAACTAGTACCAAATGGCGTTACCGATAAAAACATCATCGATGCGATGTTGAAAGTATTCCGGCATAAATTTGTTGATAATAAATGGAGGGATGTTGCGTATGTAGATTCTATACTCCCAATCAGGGATACGCAGACATTTATTGATGATAATAGATACCTAATGACACCTATGGTGTTTGCAAAAATGTTGCAAGCTGGCGAAATCAATAGCAATTCCACGGTCCTTGATGTAGGGGTGAATAGTGGCTATTCGTCTATTATTATCTCAACTATTGCACAAAATGTAGTCGCAATTGATGTGGATAGGAGAATTCTTAAAACTGCTTTAGGTCATGTTTTACTTATGCATGCGGAAAAGAAAATAGAGTTTTATGTTACAATGGAATTTAAGCATAATTCTGATGGAGCGAGATTTGATTTGATTTTTGTTAATGGCATACTCAATCAAATTCCTGAATTTTTAAAATCGCGTTTATTGGAGAATGGTCGTTTGACATTAATTGAAAAGAAAAATCATCTCGCGCAAGCGGTAAAGTATGTTAAACATCGTGGCAACTTGATTAGGGAGGTTTTGTTTAACGTTGATGCTGACTATAGGCTTAATGTTTATATGGATCTAAATGGTAGCTTAGTATGA
- the prmC gene encoding peptide chain release factor N(5)-glutamine methyltransferase: protein MIIIDLVKQAEESFKAVGIETSMLDAKILLAHCMGLEQPQEIIFKLHSRISQDVHDRFTSLVNRRLAFEPIAYIVGYKCFWKRIFKVNHNVLIPRPETELMIDVVLKKLGHKKLENLHILDLGTGSGCIILSLLDEFKNSIGIGVDVSEKALEIAAVNANINQRNQRVKFVKSNWFYALNRWKKFDIIVANPPYIPKCEWDNLKPNVKNFEPSIALTDFSHGFENYEMIVHNAKNFLKKGGAMVLEIGYNQSDAISNILECAGYKFEFYKDLQGINRVVYSV, encoded by the coding sequence ATGATTATTATTGACCTTGTTAAACAAGCTGAGGAGTCGTTTAAAGCTGTTGGGATAGAAACATCCATGTTGGATGCAAAAATTTTGTTGGCGCATTGTATGGGCCTGGAGCAGCCACAGGAAATAATTTTTAAACTGCATAGCAGAATATCACAGGATGTCCACGATAGATTTACGTCCTTGGTAAATAGGAGGTTAGCTTTCGAACCAATAGCGTATATAGTTGGATATAAGTGTTTTTGGAAACGCATCTTTAAAGTTAACCACAATGTTTTAATTCCAAGGCCAGAAACGGAACTTATGATAGATGTTGTTCTAAAAAAGCTGGGGCATAAAAAACTTGAAAACTTGCATATACTTGATTTGGGCACGGGAAGTGGATGCATTATTTTATCACTGTTGGACGAATTTAAAAACTCCATTGGTATTGGGGTTGATGTGTCAGAAAAAGCATTAGAGATAGCTGCAGTCAACGCAAACATCAACCAACGAAACCAAAGAGTGAAATTTGTGAAAAGCAACTGGTTTTATGCACTAAATAGGTGGAAAAAATTCGACATTATTGTTGCAAACCCACCTTATATACCAAAGTGTGAATGGGATAATTTGAAACCGAATGTCAAAAATTTTGAACCAAGCATTGCTTTAACTGACTTTTCCCATGGCTTTGAAAATTATGAAATGATCGTGCATAATGCTAAAAATTTTCTTAAAAAAGGCGGTGCTATGGTATTGGAAATTGGCTATAATCAAAGCGATGCCATAAGTAACATATTGGAGTGTGCGGGATATAAATTCGAATTTTACAAAGACTTGCAGGGCATAAACCGTGTTGTATATTCAGTATAA
- the ribD gene encoding bifunctional diaminohydroxyphosphoribosylaminopyrimidine deaminase/5-amino-6-(5-phosphoribosylamino)uracil reductase RibD — MDQDQYYMKRALELAKSGLGQTSPNPSVGCVIVKNDTVIAEARTQNGGKPHAEATAIDMLRENSQGAIIYVTLEPCCISSADKVSCAEKIIKSSFKKVVIGTTDPNPEINGRSIQMLKQTGIEIKVNVLKEECEEVIMGFKKRILDKVPFVTLKLAMSLDGKIALKNRQSKWITSQKQRDLAHELRAQNDAILTGIQTVIDDDPLLTCRLPNVRHNPIRIILDTAFRMPKYSQIVQTANNIRTIIFTAVSEGQNPYKNIEVIKVRADKDGLCLADVLAKLAVLGVNNLLIEAGQKVSTSFIKAKLPDKLVIFQSNKIIGADGISGIGDMNIPNISDCPQFNTIVIGENDA, encoded by the coding sequence GGGCAAACATCTCCCAATCCTTCTGTTGGATGTGTTATAGTGAAAAACGATACAGTAATAGCTGAAGCAAGAACGCAAAATGGTGGCAAACCACATGCTGAAGCCACAGCTATTGACATGTTGAGAGAAAATTCCCAAGGAGCAATAATTTACGTCACACTTGAACCATGCTGTATTAGCTCAGCTGACAAAGTTTCTTGTGCGGAAAAAATAATCAAATCAAGCTTTAAGAAAGTTGTGATAGGTACGACAGACCCAAATCCAGAAATAAATGGAAGAAGCATACAAATGCTCAAGCAAACCGGCATAGAAATCAAAGTTAACGTGCTTAAAGAAGAATGTGAGGAAGTAATAATGGGGTTTAAAAAAAGAATTTTAGATAAAGTACCTTTCGTCACTCTTAAATTAGCAATGAGTTTAGATGGTAAAATAGCCTTGAAAAACAGGCAAAGCAAATGGATTACAAGCCAAAAACAGCGAGACTTGGCTCATGAATTAAGGGCGCAAAATGATGCAATATTAACCGGAATACAAACGGTCATAGACGACGACCCATTGCTCACTTGCAGATTGCCAAACGTAAGACATAACCCTATACGCATTATACTAGACACAGCTTTTAGAATGCCAAAATATTCGCAAATAGTGCAAACAGCAAACAACATAAGGACCATTATCTTCACCGCTGTAAGCGAGGGGCAAAATCCTTATAAAAACATTGAAGTAATTAAGGTGCGTGCTGATAAAGACGGTTTATGTCTTGCTGATGTGCTTGCAAAGCTGGCGGTTTTAGGTGTGAATAACTTACTCATAGAAGCTGGGCAAAAAGTTAGTACATCATTTATAAAGGCTAAATTGCCGGATAAGCTTGTGATATTCCAATCAAATAAAATCATTGGAGCTGATGGAATAAGTGGCATAGGGGATATGAACATTCCAAACATCAGTGATTGCCCACAGTTCAATACAATAGTGATAGGGGAGAACGATGCATGA